In Danaus plexippus chromosome 14, MEX_DaPlex, whole genome shotgun sequence, a single genomic region encodes these proteins:
- the LOC116769465 gene encoding transmembrane protein 39A, producing the protein MSCTQNEGGPFVVFFLPAIVGGLTILLLRRWVNAPTTNPPFRVSRRRKFYKDPSYKRSLQQITCKMVAAGSKKASGAAKKATVNQISDEDVSNGRRVRPRHSPTMSTIPDTKFSDSPPPPKHIPFPYIPRDGDILYEVMTFTFTLVAMGLQFLNLYRTMWWLPHSYTTQAMNFYLIDQHLVAFIVTILSRRLLLSLTIMLLRCILTPKMLPHAEKATRLFILGVLLGSLLWCSYYIILKHPVVKMFYLCYPAVIYFILFGMNAEPFLELHNTEAPLMHSCSHEPEQIRIEVEVLRQDFNMRVKKILFNSIAGAYYTSFVPCCFAQTYLHYDVASAAQQVGLVWGALCGRYTSQLLPASLTDAPHRASAHLGRWISVAIPRDVEPPEWCDDRPWCAGARVSWCGAVWLAAAPVVCATPGEPKHTRFYSVFNNPSKLLCLLLCLQLSLVAMQFFLLFSLIPWHNFLSIIILLFINYYTLFKMLRDYLVAWKVYKAENMIQDRNIQIPGN; encoded by the exons ATGAGTTGTACACAAAATGAAGGTGGACCTTTTGTCGTTTTCTTCCTACCAGCAATTGTTGGCGGCCTGACTATACTTTTGCTTCGACGGTGGGTTAACGCTCCGACTACTAATCCACCTTTTAGAGTTTCTAGACGTCGCAAATTTTACAAAGATCCGAGTTATAAGCGTTCCTTGCAACAAATAACTTGCAAAATGGTTGCAGCTGGTTCGAAAAAAGCCTCTGGGGCTGCTAAGAAG GCAACAGTAAATCAAATATCTGATGAAGATGTCTCGAATGGCAGGCGTGTTCGACCGCGCCACTCGCCTACCATGTCGACAATACCTGATACAAAATTCTCAGACAGTCCACCTCCTCCCAAACACATACCATTCCCATACATCCCTCGTGACGGTGATATATTATACGAGGTCATGACATTCACATTTACACTTGTGGCTATGGGGctacagtttttaaatttgtacagGACTATGTGGTGGCTACCGCACTCTTATACAACCCAAGCTATG AACTTCTACCTGATTGATCAGCACTTAGTGGCATTTATAGTGACAATACTATCCCGGAGATTGCTTCTGAGCCTGACCATTATGTTGTTGAGGTGCATACTCACACCAAAAATGCTACCGCACGCTGAGAAAGCAACcag GTTGTTTATCCTGGGAGTACTTCTTGGTTCCTTGCTGTGGTGCAGCTACTATATAATACTCAAACATCCCGTCGtgaagatgttttatttatgttatcc AGCAGtgatatactttattttgtttggtaTGAACGCCGAGCCGTTCCTCGAGTTACATAATACAGAGGCACCCCTGATGCACAGCTGTAGTCATGAACCGGAGCAAATAAGGATAGAGGTTGAGGTTTTAAGGCAGGATTTCAATATGAGAgtcaaaaaaatactattcaaTTCCATCGCCGGAGCGTACTACACTAGCTTCGTGCCATGCTGTTTTGCACAG ACATACCTACATTACGACGTAGCGTCTGCGGCCCAGCAAGTTGGTCTTGTGTGGGGGGCCTTATGCGGTCGTTACACGTCACAGTTGCTGCCAGCTTCATTGACGGACGCACCTCATAGGGCATCTGCACATCTTGGAAGATGGATCTCAGTGG CTATTCCCCGCGACGTGGAACCTCCTGAATGGTGTGATGATCGTCCGTGGTGCGCGGGAGCCCGCGTCTCGTGGTGCGGGGCGGTTTGGCTCGCAGCCGCTCCCGTTGTTTGCGCTACACCGGGAGAGCCGAAACACACGAGGTTTTAT tcCGTGTTCAACAATCCTTCAAAACTGCTGTGTCTATTGCTCTGTCTGCAGCTGTCTCTGGTCGCTATGCAGTTTTTCCTATTGTTCAGTTTAATACCGTGGCACAATTTtctatcaataattatattattgtttattaattactacacATTATTCAAAATGCTCCGCGACTATTTAGTAGCTTGGAAAGTTTACAAAGCGGAGAATATGATACAAGACAGAAATATACAGATACCGGGAAATTGA
- the LOC116769559 gene encoding membrane-bound transcription factor site-2 protease — MSFTILCTFVLTFYVVIWFFDSFFKSCMHYPYYAFLDGTGLKVGIFNFSWTTTACNRFIYRWSKNLNKILKKWFAFGYIFTIGIFLPFALWTLLSFIFEHFYETIQINSVPEVKAVLPGVNIPASDFWVYFLAIGFCSMFHEIGHAAAAAQEDVQLIAISVYVFTIIPVAFVQLNTEHLNSLTIAKKLKIYCAGVWHNIALAFLALLLFFSAPVLFSLVYQTDVGVRVTGFSHDSPLQGARGLEDNDVILSINDCTVKNSNDWSYCLRVAHDRFGICTSAEYIAQNDEIMMETIKENDVVECCRKDDLYGFCFEYMEPKTIVDSALPGQYSCLKPRDMIKGKLLKCTETNGYTCPRNMHCLKPSLNNQTYLIIIERKDNNAVLYLGLPYDIHSSVFVDQYFPRSSIFSFFSPSQFEKLLRYIFIFSMGIGFINVLPCYGTDGHHIARSIIQCLAVYLNKNGDFITFFTVFTVVVGTGITVPILIYLFYRAIYIDGY; from the exons ATGTCGTTTACTATTCTCTGCACTTTTGTTTTAACGTTTTATGTTGTTATCTGGTTTTTCGATTCATTCTTTAAG AGTTGTATGCACTACCCCTACTATGCATTTTTGGATGGAACAGGTCTGAAAGTtggtattttcaatttttcatGGACAACTACAGCTTGTAACAGGTTTATTTACAGAtggagtaaaaatttaaacaaaattttgaagaaatGGTTTGCATTTGGGTACATTTTTACAATTGGAATATTTCTTCCATTTGCTCTATGGACACtgctttcatttatttttgagcACTTTTATGAGACCATACAAATAAACAGTGTTCCTGAAGTAAAGGCTGTACTGCCTGGTGTAAATATACCTGCATCGGACTTCTGGGTATACTTTTTAGCTATTGGATTCTGTTCAATGTTCCATGAAATTGGCCATGCTGCTGCAGCAGCTCAGGAAGATGTCCAATTAATAGCAATCagtgtatatgtatttacgaTTATACCTGTAGCTTTTGTGCAACTAAATACAGAACATTTGAATAGCTTGACCATAGCTAAGAAACTGAAAATATACTGTGCCGGAGTGTGGCATAATATTGCCCTAGCATTTTTAGCcttgcttttatttttctccGCCCCTGTGCTGTTTAGTTTGGTATATCAAACAGATGTTGGAGTTAGAGTTACTGGATTCAGTCACGATTCTCCCTTACAAGGTGCAAGAGGCCTAGAAgataatgatgtcatattATCCATTAATGATTGCACGGTTAAAAATTCTAATGATTGGTCATATTGCTTACGAGTGGCCCATGATCGCTTCGGAATTTGCACAAGTGCTGAATATATTGCACAGAATGATGAAATTATGATGGAGACAATTAAAGAGAATGATGTTGTGGAATGTTGCAGGAAAGATGATTTGTATGGATTCTGCTTTGAATATATGGAGCCCAAAACCATTGTGGACTCGGCTTTACCCGGTCAATACTCCTGTCTCAAACCAAGAGACATGATCAAAGGTAAACTATTGAAATGTACAGAAACAAACGGATATACCTGCCCACGGAACATGCACTGTTTGAAACCATCACTGAATAATCAAACCTATCTCATTATAATAGAAAGGAAAGATAATAATGCAGTGTTATATTTAGGGTTACCATACGACATACACTCGAGCGTCTTTGTAGATCAATACTTTCCGAGGAGCTctatattttcattcttttCACCATCTCAATTTGagaaattattaagatatatattcattttctcTATGGGTattggttttataaatgtGCTGCCATGTTATGGGACGGATGGACACCATATTGCAAGAAGTATTATTCAATGTTTGGCTGTGTATTTAAACAAGAATGGTGATTTTATAACGTTCTTCACTGTGTTCACTGTTGTTGTCGGCACAGGAATCACGGTGCCCATACTTATTTACCTCTTTTACCGAGCCATTTATATTGACGGCTattga
- the LOC116769557 gene encoding LYR motif-containing protein 2, with translation MASKLPKTTLNLKQFLLRQEVLKLYRDIFKTLRKVPDEKTRLELRDWARVDFKNNKHHTDESAIKSMLHYGKKSLKDLQRTLALSES, from the exons ATGGCTTCAAAGTTACCTAAGACTactttaaatttgaaacag TTTCTCTTGCGTcaagaagttttaaaattatatcgcgatattttcaaaacattaagAAAAGTTCCAGACGAAAAAACACGTTTAGAGCTCCGCGACTGGGCGAGGGTCGACTTCAAAAACAACAAGCATCATACAGATGAAAGTGCTATTAAATCTATGTTGCACTAtggaaaaaaatcattaaaagacTTGCAAAGAACATTGGCTCTTAgtgaaagttaa